The nucleotide window GAAAGGTGGTCTCGCGAAACTTCGGCTGGCATAGGTCGATCAGCGTTGGATAAATATCGAGCGTCTCGGCCAAGGCTTCGGTTTGTTGGCCTTGGTCGGTCACGCCAGGCACTTTGATGAACAAAGGGCTTTTCAAAGCTCGTTCCAAAGATGTGTGTTTCCCCCAGATCGCACTTTCTCCCAGATGCCAACCATGATCTCCCCATACCACTACGATCGTCGATTGATCGAGGCCGGTCTCTTGAAGAGCGGTCATGACCTTGCCGATTTGCCGATCGGTGTAGCGAACACACGCCAAATAAGCTTTGCGGGCTTGGATTTGGTCTTGCTCAGCGAGGGGATTCGTCTTGGGGAAGTCCGCTTGATATTTGTAAAACTCATTCGACTTGTGCCAATAGGCGGTTTCTGGCTTGGTGCCGTGCGGGGCTGGTTCGATGTCCATGGCATCGACCGCTTCCCAGTCTTGCTTGGTGGCGACAAAGGGAAGATGCGGCTTGAAGAAACCCAAACCCATAAAGAACCGTTCGCCACTTTGTTGATAGCTTTTCAGCTTCTCGATCGCCGTTTCGGCCATCATACCGTCAGGCAGATCGGTATCTTCTTCGGCGGTGAACTGCATCAGGTCGGAATGACCTTGGCCATCTTCGCGATGCTCGCCGTTGGCATAAGCAAAGAAAATGCCCCAACCTCGTTTCCAGGGGCCATAAGGAGTGGCCAGTTCGTCCCAGGCATGGGGGACTTCATCACGACCATCCCCCTGGCCGTTGTAGGCATATACCTTGCCGTCGGCAGTGTGCGAGACTTTACCAATCAGCGTAGTGTGATACCCACTACGCCGAAAGAGTTCGGGCATGGTTTGAGCCGCCGGCAACTGCTCGGGCGAAAGTGCCGTTTTGCCGGAATAAAGAGCGGTGTTGCTCAGCGCCTGCGAATGCTTCGGGCTACGTCCGGTCAGCAGGGCATACCGCGAAGCCCCACACGTAGGTACTTGCACAAAGTGTTGTCGAAAGACACACGATTGCTGGGCCAACTGGTCCAAGTTGGGGCTAACCGTGGGGGAACGCCCAAAACAGCCCATTTCCGGGCGGAGGTCATCCACGGCGATAAAAAGCACGTTGTAGTTGTTCTGTCCTTGGACACTAGCAGGCAGTGCCAGCATGGCCAAAACAAGCAGTCCGAAGCGGATCATGACGTTATTCTCTAAGTTAGGGTACGCATGCATGGTTCTTCATACCTAATCGATCTGACACCGTCCGGCAAGGTTCCCTCGCGCTTCGGGACTAGTCCCGAGTGCGCCATTACAGTAGGCTAAACGATGTATTTTTCAGGGTCCGCAGGCCGCTATTATCCCGCCAGGGGACCAATAACGCCGCGCCCCGCGAACTGGGATATTGGCTAGTGGCAACGGATTCAGCCCCACGAAACGAAGCCGGCGACCTGTCGGGAAAACGGATCGCCATTGTCGGCAAACTGGCCGGCATGACGCGCCGCGAGGTCTTCGCGGCCCTGCGCGAAGCCGAGGCGCATCCCAGCGAAAAGATCGACCAGCGAGTCGACGTGATCGTTTTTGGCGAAAACGATCTGACCGATCTGGGGCAGCAAGGTATCTCGGAAGAGCTACAGGAAAAAGCCGCCGCTGGCGAACTTCAATTCATCAGCGAAACGACCCTTTGGCAGTGGCTTGGCTTGATCGAACCCCACCAGAAGCTGCACCGCTTATATACCCCGGCGATGCTTTCTGATTTGCTGGGCGTTTCTAAATCGATCATTCGCCGTTGGCATCGGCGCGGGCTCATTGTGCCTGCCCGGCAAGTCCGCAGCCTGCCTTATTTCGACTATCACGAGGTCGCCTCGGCCAAGCAGTTGGCGGGCATGTTGGCCTCGGGCATGTCGCCGGAAAAGATCGAACGCCAACTGTCGGCCATTTCCGAATACTACCCCGATGTGCAGCGACCGCTGACGCAGCTTTCGGTAATTGTCCAAGGAAGCGAGATCTTGCTGCGGCAAGGAGAAGGCCTACTCGAACCTGGCGGGCAAATGCGGTTCGACTTCGACCGAGACGACGACTTCGCGATCTCGTTCAATGTGGTTGACCCCAGCGACGAAATGCCCGAGACGCCGGAAGCATGGGAATCGCGGGCTGCCGACTACGAAGACGACGAGCAGTTGGACGAAGCGATTCGTTGCCTCCGTTCAGCGCTGTCGGTGGGTGGTCCCTCCGCTGATCGATCGTTCCGTCTGGCCGAACTACTGTATCGAGCCGGTCACCTCGGTGGAGCGATTGAACGTTACTATGTGGTGATCGAGCAAGAGCCAGAGATGATCGAAGCCAGGGCGAACCTTGGCTGCGTGCTGGCGGAAACGGGCCAACTGGTCGAAGCGGTCTCGGCACTGCGCGAGGCGATCGCCGTGTACGACGACTACTGCGACGCCCACTATCATCTGGCCCGCGTGCTGGATGAACTAGGTCGCCAGCGCGAAGCAGTCTCCCACTGGGAAAAATGCCTGGCCCTTAACCCTGATTCCCCTTGGGCCGACGAAGCCTATGCCCGACTTCATCCTGAGGAAGAAGATTAGCCACAGATCTCACCAATGAGAATAGCTAATATCTTGTAGGGTACGCTGTGCGTACCGAAACGGAAGGATCCACCGAACAAAAAAGGGCTCGCAAAATGCGAGCCCTTATCGATTTCTTTCGATGCCCTCTGTGGCAACCGCTTACTCGGTCCCTAGGTTCACTTCCAGGCCAGGGTTCTGTGCTTGAAGCTTGGCGACGCCGTCTTGGGTGGCGCCGGTTTGCCAGAGGTAAAGGTGCTTCAGGTTTGGCAGGTTGGCCAGCACGCCGATGCCGTCGTCGGTCACTGGGGTGCCGTATAGGTTCAAGTAAACCAGGTTCGGATGAGCGGCCAGGTAAATCAGCGCGTCGTCCGTGACTTTGGTCTTGGCGAGGTTCAGCCGCTGCAGGTTCGGCAGACCAACTAACGCTTTGACGGCCTCGTCGGTAACATCGGTACCCCGAGCGTTGATTTCGACCACGTTGCGCAGCCCACGCACCAAGGCTAACGCTTCGTCGTCGATTGGCTTATCGCTTAGATGGAACGAAACGACCTTCTCGTCGGTGTTCTGGGCCAGCACGTTCACTCGGCCGCCCCGAGCATTGATCTGCTTGATTGCTTCTGCTTCGGAAGCGTCGTCGACTGTTGGTAGCGGATTGGCTTCCTGAGCGGCGATCAGCTTGAACTGAATCTTGACGGTGTCGGCCAGGCTCTTCCGCATTTCGGCCATCAGTTCGGCTTTGACTTCCGCTTTCAGTTCTTCTTTCAGCTCTTGCTTCACTTCCGGCTTTAGCTCGGTTTTGAGTTCGGCCTTGGCTTCGGCTTTGATGGCTGCTTTGCTTTCAGCTTTAATCTGATCGAGGGCCGCCCCGAGCATGGCCAAGCCGCTGCCTGCCGGAGCAGGATCGACTGTTGGCTGCGTTGCAGGGGCCGGTTCTGGTTTAGGCTCAGGCTTCGGTTCCGGTTTTGGCTCGGG belongs to Bremerella cremea and includes:
- a CDS encoding sulfatase, which produces MIRFGLLVLAMLALPASVQGQNNYNVLFIAVDDLRPEMGCFGRSPTVSPNLDQLAQQSCVFRQHFVQVPTCGASRYALLTGRSPKHSQALSNTALYSGKTALSPEQLPAAQTMPELFRRSGYHTTLIGKVSHTADGKVYAYNGQGDGRDEVPHAWDELATPYGPWKRGWGIFFAYANGEHREDGQGHSDLMQFTAEEDTDLPDGMMAETAIEKLKSYQQSGERFFMGLGFFKPHLPFVATKQDWEAVDAMDIEPAPHGTKPETAYWHKSNEFYKYQADFPKTNPLAEQDQIQARKAYLACVRYTDRQIGKVMTALQETGLDQSTIVVVWGDHGWHLGESAIWGKHTSLERALKSPLFIKVPGVTDQGQQTEALAETLDIYPTLIDLCQPKFRETTFPLDGVSQAAVIRGEKEAVRDTAISYWQGGQVSIRSADYRLIARAKKGEMENVELYDVRRTPDPTDNLAEEKPEVVQKLLEAAQDAK
- a CDS encoding tetratricopeptide repeat protein, with translation MATDSAPRNEAGDLSGKRIAIVGKLAGMTRREVFAALREAEAHPSEKIDQRVDVIVFGENDLTDLGQQGISEELQEKAAAGELQFISETTLWQWLGLIEPHQKLHRLYTPAMLSDLLGVSKSIIRRWHRRGLIVPARQVRSLPYFDYHEVASAKQLAGMLASGMSPEKIERQLSAISEYYPDVQRPLTQLSVIVQGSEILLRQGEGLLEPGGQMRFDFDRDDDFAISFNVVDPSDEMPETPEAWESRAADYEDDEQLDEAIRCLRSALSVGGPSADRSFRLAELLYRAGHLGGAIERYYVVIEQEPEMIEARANLGCVLAETGQLVEAVSALREAIAVYDDYCDAHYHLARVLDELGRQREAVSHWEKCLALNPDSPWADEAYARLHPEEED